A window of Corticium candelabrum chromosome 3, ooCorCand1.1, whole genome shotgun sequence contains these coding sequences:
- the LOC134177085 gene encoding hemicentin-1-like isoform X2 yields MALYFLYAVVSATMQLVSSDVYMKVPFPEVEQEQFASFECLQSGTHKNVRVLKWLFNGAPLPRDTRITSARSPYYNYLQIGTSLPKHSGVYTCVAQDGGEIRNASGKLFVACPIKPYKQPITKALLGSNISLQCDGECYRYIMWAKNNDYVTSTESERFSSPGNGSILHITNVSLSDNGTFTCDFYLLKMKRAFVQLLVIVPADHVTVRNSNEVAEIGHRYEIQCQSNGIPRPESVSWFNNSVHISQTNRVSMQYDGETGTATLALHRVTRFDLSSITCRFKQTLNAQKLNYVAATNLITPTGKPDAPTNVTLDLYVSRPIRFHLSWAAPRFTGHLRMLAYRVSYWNDNDCRGASVTACSIGEYWLDDSVLSHEFEPQGYSSRARVCVSVQSVNNNGLSVASEATCVGVRRSVSSPPPYTLQPPAHDISNTYTHVPKTRAEFQALLRNVDLCSGTIKVGQELVTKALASHFSWLCSCNISPQDLNVISYVQLSGIVYYHGTILSSTPRHLIENLSQSIQTGKAMMPLYDNYLLFLHTCPTIPSQGECTISTADNPVLRCQSTEDKLREDATAAAATEDSTPWLSLPSIIIISVLGCLLLFAIVISIVAFAAPCRHYNQAVGDKDGFKKRSQSEFANSNKKDHAVNDQLSDQDADQCRESF; encoded by the exons ATGGCGCTCTACTTTCTATATGCCGTTGTTTCGGCCACAATGCAACTTGTATCAA GTGATGTTTACATGAAAGTTCCTTTCCCTGAAGTTGAGCAAGAACAGTTTGCTAGTTTCGAGTGCCTCCAAAGCGGAACTCACAAAAATGTAAGAGTTCTCAAGTGGCTTTTCAACGGAGCGCCCCTTCCCAGAGATACCCGTATTACATCTGCTCGCTCCCCATACTACAACTACCTGCAAATAGGCACGAGTCTTCCAAAGCACTCCGGAGTATACACGTGTGTGGCTCAAGACGGAGGAGAAATACGCAATGCGTCGGGAAAACTCTTCGTTGCCT GTCCCATCAAGCCGTACAAGCAACCCATAACGAAAGCTCTCCTTGGGAGCAACATTAGTCTGCAATGTGACGGGGAATGCTATCGATACATTATGTGGGCTAAGAACAATGACTATGTCACAAGCACTGAATCCGAACGGTTCTCGTCTCCAGGAAACGGGTCGATACTCCATATTACTAACGTGAGTCTATCAGACAATGGAACGTTTACGTGTGATTTTTACCTCTTGAAAATGAAACGAGCCTTTGTACAACTATTAGTCATAG tCCCAGCGGATCACGTCACCGTACGAAACTCGAACGAGGTCGCAGAAATCGGTCACCGTTACGAGATACAGTGCCAGAGCAACGGGATACCTCGACCGGAATCGGTTTCCTGGTTTAACAATTCCGTACACAttagtcagacaaacagagtaTCGATGCAATACGATGGAGAGACCGGGACCGCAACGTTGGCTCTACATCGGGTAACTCGTTTCGATCTGTCGAGCATCACGTGCCGCTTCAAGCAAACGCTCAATGCACAAAAACTCAACTACGTAGCTGCTACAAATCTTATCACTCCAACCG GGAAGCCGGACGCGCCAACCAACGTCACACTGGATCTGTACGTCTCGCGTCCGATTAGATTCCACTTGTCCTGGGCTGCTCCGAGATTTACCGGCCACTTGCGAATGCTCGCGTACCGTGTCTCGTACTGGAATGACAACGACTGTCGGGGAGCTTCCGTGACTGCTTGTTCTATAGGTGAATACTGGCTCGACGATTCCGTTCTGTCTCATGAGTTTGAGCCGCAGGGATACAGCAGCCGCGCGAGGGTATGCgtgagcgtacagtcggtcaacaaCAACGGTTTGAGCGTTGCCAGCGAGGCTACATGCGTTGGAGTCAGACGCTCTGTTTCTTCTCCTCCTCCATACACGTTACAGCCACCGGCACACG ATATCTCAAATACATATACCCATGTACCTAAAACGAGAGCAGAATTTCAAGCACTGCTTAGGAACGTTGACCTGTGCTCTGGAACCATTAAA GTTGGTCAAGAGCTCGTTACCAAAGCCTTAGCATCTCACTTCAGTTGGTTATGTTCGTGCAATATTTCACCTCAAGATCTGAATGTCATTTCATACGTTCAGTTGAGCGGTATCGTCTACTACCACGGAACCATCTTATCGTCCACACCAAGGCATCTAATTGAGAACCTATCACAGAGCATTCAAACTGGTAAGGCAATGATGCCTCTATATGACAATTATCTACTTTTCCTTCACACCTGCCCAACCATACCAAGTCAAGGAGAGTGTACGATCTCCACAGCAGACAACCCAGTTCTGCGTTGTCAGAGCACAGAGGATAAACTTAGAGAAGACgcaacagctgcagcagcCACTGAAGATAGTACACCTTGGCTGTCACTGCCTAGCATCATTATTATATCTGTTCTGGGATGTCTTCTCCTCTTTGCTATTGTCATCTCTATAGTGGCATTTGCTGCCCCATGTCGACACTACAATCAAGCAGTTGGAGACAAAGATGGCTTTAAAAAACggagccaatcagaatttgctAATTCCAACAAGAAAGATCACGCAGTAAACGATCAGTTGTCTGACCAAGACGCTGATCAGTGTAGAGAATCATTCTAA
- the LOC134177085 gene encoding hemicentin-1-like isoform X1, which produces MCHVEWDCEIGLEGGIPAIGTIVAGVAVERYLKLVLASSARKSLKYCDSSNEDSLQAILVRLFSDFRVLLSGDVYMKVPFPEVEQEQFASFECLQSGTHKNVRVLKWLFNGAPLPRDTRITSARSPYYNYLQIGTSLPKHSGVYTCVAQDGGEIRNASGKLFVACPIKPYKQPITKALLGSNISLQCDGECYRYIMWAKNNDYVTSTESERFSSPGNGSILHITNVSLSDNGTFTCDFYLLKMKRAFVQLLVIVPADHVTVRNSNEVAEIGHRYEIQCQSNGIPRPESVSWFNNSVHISQTNRVSMQYDGETGTATLALHRVTRFDLSSITCRFKQTLNAQKLNYVAATNLITPTGKPDAPTNVTLDLYVSRPIRFHLSWAAPRFTGHLRMLAYRVSYWNDNDCRGASVTACSIGEYWLDDSVLSHEFEPQGYSSRARVCVSVQSVNNNGLSVASEATCVGVRRSVSSPPPYTLQPPAHDISNTYTHVPKTRAEFQALLRNVDLCSGTIKVGQELVTKALASHFSWLCSCNISPQDLNVISYVQLSGIVYYHGTILSSTPRHLIENLSQSIQTGKAMMPLYDNYLLFLHTCPTIPSQGECTISTADNPVLRCQSTEDKLREDATAAAATEDSTPWLSLPSIIIISVLGCLLLFAIVISIVAFAAPCRHYNQAVGDKDGFKKRSQSEFANSNKKDHAVNDQLSDQDADQCRESF; this is translated from the exons ATGTGTCACGTTGAATGGGATTGCGAAATCGGTCTAGAAGGGGGAATTCCCGCCATTGGTACTATCGTAGCTGGCGTTGCTGTTGAACGATATCTGAAGCTCGTTTTAGCTTCGAGTGCTCGCAAATCGTTGAAATACTGCGATTCCTCAAACGAGGACTCGCTGCAAGCCATTCTAGTGCGACTATTTTCTGACTTTCGTGTTCTCTTGTCAGGTGATGTTTACATGAAAGTTCCTTTCCCTGAAGTTGAGCAAGAACAGTTTGCTAGTTTCGAGTGCCTCCAAAGCGGAACTCACAAAAATGTAAGAGTTCTCAAGTGGCTTTTCAACGGAGCGCCCCTTCCCAGAGATACCCGTATTACATCTGCTCGCTCCCCATACTACAACTACCTGCAAATAGGCACGAGTCTTCCAAAGCACTCCGGAGTATACACGTGTGTGGCTCAAGACGGAGGAGAAATACGCAATGCGTCGGGAAAACTCTTCGTTGCCT GTCCCATCAAGCCGTACAAGCAACCCATAACGAAAGCTCTCCTTGGGAGCAACATTAGTCTGCAATGTGACGGGGAATGCTATCGATACATTATGTGGGCTAAGAACAATGACTATGTCACAAGCACTGAATCCGAACGGTTCTCGTCTCCAGGAAACGGGTCGATACTCCATATTACTAACGTGAGTCTATCAGACAATGGAACGTTTACGTGTGATTTTTACCTCTTGAAAATGAAACGAGCCTTTGTACAACTATTAGTCATAG tCCCAGCGGATCACGTCACCGTACGAAACTCGAACGAGGTCGCAGAAATCGGTCACCGTTACGAGATACAGTGCCAGAGCAACGGGATACCTCGACCGGAATCGGTTTCCTGGTTTAACAATTCCGTACACAttagtcagacaaacagagtaTCGATGCAATACGATGGAGAGACCGGGACCGCAACGTTGGCTCTACATCGGGTAACTCGTTTCGATCTGTCGAGCATCACGTGCCGCTTCAAGCAAACGCTCAATGCACAAAAACTCAACTACGTAGCTGCTACAAATCTTATCACTCCAACCG GGAAGCCGGACGCGCCAACCAACGTCACACTGGATCTGTACGTCTCGCGTCCGATTAGATTCCACTTGTCCTGGGCTGCTCCGAGATTTACCGGCCACTTGCGAATGCTCGCGTACCGTGTCTCGTACTGGAATGACAACGACTGTCGGGGAGCTTCCGTGACTGCTTGTTCTATAGGTGAATACTGGCTCGACGATTCCGTTCTGTCTCATGAGTTTGAGCCGCAGGGATACAGCAGCCGCGCGAGGGTATGCgtgagcgtacagtcggtcaacaaCAACGGTTTGAGCGTTGCCAGCGAGGCTACATGCGTTGGAGTCAGACGCTCTGTTTCTTCTCCTCCTCCATACACGTTACAGCCACCGGCACACG ATATCTCAAATACATATACCCATGTACCTAAAACGAGAGCAGAATTTCAAGCACTGCTTAGGAACGTTGACCTGTGCTCTGGAACCATTAAA GTTGGTCAAGAGCTCGTTACCAAAGCCTTAGCATCTCACTTCAGTTGGTTATGTTCGTGCAATATTTCACCTCAAGATCTGAATGTCATTTCATACGTTCAGTTGAGCGGTATCGTCTACTACCACGGAACCATCTTATCGTCCACACCAAGGCATCTAATTGAGAACCTATCACAGAGCATTCAAACTGGTAAGGCAATGATGCCTCTATATGACAATTATCTACTTTTCCTTCACACCTGCCCAACCATACCAAGTCAAGGAGAGTGTACGATCTCCACAGCAGACAACCCAGTTCTGCGTTGTCAGAGCACAGAGGATAAACTTAGAGAAGACgcaacagctgcagcagcCACTGAAGATAGTACACCTTGGCTGTCACTGCCTAGCATCATTATTATATCTGTTCTGGGATGTCTTCTCCTCTTTGCTATTGTCATCTCTATAGTGGCATTTGCTGCCCCATGTCGACACTACAATCAAGCAGTTGGAGACAAAGATGGCTTTAAAAAACggagccaatcagaatttgctAATTCCAACAAGAAAGATCACGCAGTAAACGATCAGTTGTCTGACCAAGACGCTGATCAGTGTAGAGAATCATTCTAA
- the LOC134177085 gene encoding hemicentin-1-like isoform X3, protein MKVPFPEVEQEQFASFECLQSGTHKNVRVLKWLFNGAPLPRDTRITSARSPYYNYLQIGTSLPKHSGVYTCVAQDGGEIRNASGKLFVACPIKPYKQPITKALLGSNISLQCDGECYRYIMWAKNNDYVTSTESERFSSPGNGSILHITNVSLSDNGTFTCDFYLLKMKRAFVQLLVIVPADHVTVRNSNEVAEIGHRYEIQCQSNGIPRPESVSWFNNSVHISQTNRVSMQYDGETGTATLALHRVTRFDLSSITCRFKQTLNAQKLNYVAATNLITPTGKPDAPTNVTLDLYVSRPIRFHLSWAAPRFTGHLRMLAYRVSYWNDNDCRGASVTACSIGEYWLDDSVLSHEFEPQGYSSRARVCVSVQSVNNNGLSVASEATCVGVRRSVSSPPPYTLQPPAHDISNTYTHVPKTRAEFQALLRNVDLCSGTIKVGQELVTKALASHFSWLCSCNISPQDLNVISYVQLSGIVYYHGTILSSTPRHLIENLSQSIQTGKAMMPLYDNYLLFLHTCPTIPSQGECTISTADNPVLRCQSTEDKLREDATAAAATEDSTPWLSLPSIIIISVLGCLLLFAIVISIVAFAAPCRHYNQAVGDKDGFKKRSQSEFANSNKKDHAVNDQLSDQDADQCRESF, encoded by the exons ATGAAAGTTCCTTTCCCTGAAGTTGAGCAAGAACAGTTTGCTAGTTTCGAGTGCCTCCAAAGCGGAACTCACAAAAATGTAAGAGTTCTCAAGTGGCTTTTCAACGGAGCGCCCCTTCCCAGAGATACCCGTATTACATCTGCTCGCTCCCCATACTACAACTACCTGCAAATAGGCACGAGTCTTCCAAAGCACTCCGGAGTATACACGTGTGTGGCTCAAGACGGAGGAGAAATACGCAATGCGTCGGGAAAACTCTTCGTTGCCT GTCCCATCAAGCCGTACAAGCAACCCATAACGAAAGCTCTCCTTGGGAGCAACATTAGTCTGCAATGTGACGGGGAATGCTATCGATACATTATGTGGGCTAAGAACAATGACTATGTCACAAGCACTGAATCCGAACGGTTCTCGTCTCCAGGAAACGGGTCGATACTCCATATTACTAACGTGAGTCTATCAGACAATGGAACGTTTACGTGTGATTTTTACCTCTTGAAAATGAAACGAGCCTTTGTACAACTATTAGTCATAG tCCCAGCGGATCACGTCACCGTACGAAACTCGAACGAGGTCGCAGAAATCGGTCACCGTTACGAGATACAGTGCCAGAGCAACGGGATACCTCGACCGGAATCGGTTTCCTGGTTTAACAATTCCGTACACAttagtcagacaaacagagtaTCGATGCAATACGATGGAGAGACCGGGACCGCAACGTTGGCTCTACATCGGGTAACTCGTTTCGATCTGTCGAGCATCACGTGCCGCTTCAAGCAAACGCTCAATGCACAAAAACTCAACTACGTAGCTGCTACAAATCTTATCACTCCAACCG GGAAGCCGGACGCGCCAACCAACGTCACACTGGATCTGTACGTCTCGCGTCCGATTAGATTCCACTTGTCCTGGGCTGCTCCGAGATTTACCGGCCACTTGCGAATGCTCGCGTACCGTGTCTCGTACTGGAATGACAACGACTGTCGGGGAGCTTCCGTGACTGCTTGTTCTATAGGTGAATACTGGCTCGACGATTCCGTTCTGTCTCATGAGTTTGAGCCGCAGGGATACAGCAGCCGCGCGAGGGTATGCgtgagcgtacagtcggtcaacaaCAACGGTTTGAGCGTTGCCAGCGAGGCTACATGCGTTGGAGTCAGACGCTCTGTTTCTTCTCCTCCTCCATACACGTTACAGCCACCGGCACACG ATATCTCAAATACATATACCCATGTACCTAAAACGAGAGCAGAATTTCAAGCACTGCTTAGGAACGTTGACCTGTGCTCTGGAACCATTAAA GTTGGTCAAGAGCTCGTTACCAAAGCCTTAGCATCTCACTTCAGTTGGTTATGTTCGTGCAATATTTCACCTCAAGATCTGAATGTCATTTCATACGTTCAGTTGAGCGGTATCGTCTACTACCACGGAACCATCTTATCGTCCACACCAAGGCATCTAATTGAGAACCTATCACAGAGCATTCAAACTGGTAAGGCAATGATGCCTCTATATGACAATTATCTACTTTTCCTTCACACCTGCCCAACCATACCAAGTCAAGGAGAGTGTACGATCTCCACAGCAGACAACCCAGTTCTGCGTTGTCAGAGCACAGAGGATAAACTTAGAGAAGACgcaacagctgcagcagcCACTGAAGATAGTACACCTTGGCTGTCACTGCCTAGCATCATTATTATATCTGTTCTGGGATGTCTTCTCCTCTTTGCTATTGTCATCTCTATAGTGGCATTTGCTGCCCCATGTCGACACTACAATCAAGCAGTTGGAGACAAAGATGGCTTTAAAAAACggagccaatcagaatttgctAATTCCAACAAGAAAGATCACGCAGTAAACGATCAGTTGTCTGACCAAGACGCTGATCAGTGTAGAGAATCATTCTAA